A genomic stretch from Nodosilinea sp. E11 includes:
- a CDS encoding formylglycine-generating enzyme family protein, which yields MLLPRYLLPLLILFFLLCLPVPALAEASPCPSDMVFIPGGTFTMGSDNPDFVEEKIAEDVTVSSFCIEPHEVTNAQFAAFVADTGYVTVAERPLSQAQFPDLPEEKRAPGSLVFQPPAEGMQQVAYLSWWHWTPGANWRHPYGPDSDLQGRDNHPVVHIAYEDAAAYAAWVDRQLPTEAQWEYAARGGAEGWTYTWGEQYSAKQANTWQGLFPFFNTKADGHLGTASVMSYPPNSYGLYDMAGNVWELTSSWYTVLHDDLAHQHDPTGPTQAASYDPKKPQDGATHVIKGGSYLCAKNYCSRYRSAARESQAVDTGTTHVGFRLVKAMAPEG from the coding sequence ATGCTTCTCCCCCGCTACCTCCTCCCCCTTCTGATCCTCTTCTTCCTGCTCTGTCTACCCGTTCCGGCTCTGGCGGAGGCTTCCCCCTGCCCCAGCGATATGGTCTTTATCCCCGGTGGCACCTTCACTATGGGATCTGACAATCCCGATTTTGTGGAAGAGAAAATCGCTGAGGATGTCACCGTCAGCAGCTTTTGTATCGAACCCCATGAGGTGACCAACGCCCAGTTTGCCGCCTTTGTCGCCGACACCGGCTATGTCACGGTGGCAGAACGTCCCCTGTCGCAGGCGCAGTTTCCCGACCTGCCAGAGGAAAAACGGGCACCGGGTTCCCTGGTGTTTCAACCCCCCGCCGAGGGCATGCAGCAGGTCGCCTACCTGAGCTGGTGGCACTGGACACCGGGAGCCAACTGGCGACACCCCTACGGCCCCGACAGCGATCTACAGGGCAGGGACAATCATCCCGTGGTTCATATTGCCTACGAGGATGCCGCCGCCTACGCTGCCTGGGTCGATCGCCAACTGCCCACCGAGGCCCAGTGGGAGTATGCCGCCCGAGGCGGAGCCGAGGGGTGGACATATACCTGGGGCGAGCAGTATTCCGCCAAACAGGCCAACACCTGGCAGGGGCTGTTCCCCTTTTTCAACACCAAAGCCGATGGTCACTTGGGCACAGCGTCAGTGATGTCTTACCCGCCCAATAGCTATGGCCTGTACGATATGGCGGGCAACGTGTGGGAACTGACCTCCAGTTGGTATACCGTGCTCCACGACGACCTGGCCCACCAGCACGATCCTACCGGCCCCACCCAGGCAGCTAGCTACGACCCAAAAAAGCCTCAGGACGGGGCTACCCACGTGATCAAAGGGGGCTCTTATCTCTGTGCCAAAAACTATTGCAGCCGCTACCGCTCCGCCGCCCGCGAATCCCAAGCGGTGGATACCGGTACCACCCATGTGGGGTTTCGGTTAGTAAAGGCGATGGCCCCCGAGGGCTAG